Genomic window (Bosea vaviloviae):
GCGGCATCGTCATCAATCCGGCGGCCTTCACCCACACCTCGGTGGCGATCCTCGATGCGCTCAACACCTTCGAGGCGCCGGTCGTCGAGGTGCACATCTCCAATGTTCATAAGCGCGAGGCCTTCCGGCACCATTCCTATGTCTCGCTGCGGGCCGACGGCGTCATCGCCGGCTTCGGCACGCAGGGTTACACGCTCGCCTTGCGGCGGGTCGCGCGATTGATCGACGAGAAGGCGGCCTGATCGGCAAGCGCCATGCCGAACATGCCGCGACGGGCGCGAGAGCCGGATGATTTCAGATGGGGTCACAAAGTGATCCCATCTGAAATCTGAATCCGTCTCTCATCAAAGAGTTAGAGCAGGATTGATGCGAAAAACCGGTGCCCACTTTTTCGCATCCTGCTCTAGGGTCGCGATCGACTGAAGCATCTGGCTCTCGCGGCCGGACAACTCAACCTCTTCGAGGAGATGCATCATGGATGACACGGGATCGCGGCCGCTGCGCATCGGCGTCCTGGGCGCGGCGAACATCGCGCGCGCCTTCACCAGCGGGGTTGCGCCTTCAAAGACCGTGACGGTCGTGGCTGTCGCGAGCCGCGATGCCGGCAAGGCGCAGCGCTTCGCGCAGGAATGCGGGATCCCGCGGTCGCACGGCTCCTATGAGGCCCTGCTGGCGGATCCGGAAATCGACGCGATCTATAATCCGCTGCCGAATTCGCTCCATGCGGAATGGTCGATCCGCGCCATGGAAGCGGGCAAGCATGTGCTCTGCGAAAAGCCGTTGGCGATGACGGCGGCCGAGGCGCGTGCCATGTTCGCAGCCGCAACGCGGCTCGGGCGCCACCTCGTCGAGGCCTATCCCTATCGCGCCCAGCCGCAGACCCTGAAGCTGCGCGAATTGCTGGCGGAAGGCGCGATCGGCAAGGTCCAATTGATCCGCTCCAGCTTCGGCGTCGCCTTTTCCGATCCGAGCAATATCCGCCTGAAGCCGGAGGTCGGCGGTGGCGCGCTGCTCGATGCCGGCAGCTATGCCGTCAGCCTGGCGCTGCTGGCCGCGGGCGAGCGGCCCGAGCGCGTCAGCGCCATGGCCCGTTGGAGCGAGACCGGCGTCGATCTCAGCGTCGTGGCGTCATTGGAATTCCCGAGCGGCGCG
Coding sequences:
- a CDS encoding Gfo/Idh/MocA family protein — protein: MDDTGSRPLRIGVLGAANIARAFTSGVAPSKTVTVVAVASRDAGKAQRFAQECGIPRSHGSYEALLADPEIDAIYNPLPNSLHAEWSIRAMEAGKHVLCEKPLAMTAAEARAMFAAATRLGRHLVEAYPYRAQPQTLKLRELLAEGAIGKVQLIRSSFGVAFSDPSNIRLKPEVGGGALLDAGSYAVSLALLAAGERPERVSAMARWSETGVDLSVVASLEFPSGALAQISCSFATAYHRNALIAGDAGTIETSYLNHPPAGGPPILTLRRGTTIAAVPEIVEVAPGNGFLAEAESFQRLVTQGVAQWTGATPAESIDIALTLDAIGQSARSGAAVTITG
- the aroQ gene encoding type II 3-dehydroquinate dehydratase produces the protein MSRLVYVLNGPNLNLLGKRQPHIYGHVTLADVEAECRKLAGELKLDLRFHQSNREYEIIDWIHAAREEAGGIVINPAAFTHTSVAILDALNTFEAPVVEVHISNVHKREAFRHHSYVSLRADGVIAGFGTQGYTLALRRVARLIDEKAA